The genomic stretch TAAGTATTCCTGTGGATGCGAGATCCTGTGATCAGCATGCGAGCTTACTATTCAACCCACTAATTGGCTGACCAGGTCAGCACGATTGAGACATCCTGGCCTCTCTTGACGTGGCCTCTACGACACCATTGCAGGGATTACTTCAAGTCAACGACGACGGAGAAAGACTTCGCAAGTTTCTTGCCGTCCAACAAATAATTCCTTTCAGTAGGCCGATGATCTTACCAGCGAGCAGCAGAGAATAGAGCTCGAGAGACCGACGAAAGATGGCGTCGCCCCCTTCTCCCTATCTCTTGCCTTCGCTCATCCTCAGTCGCACTTTCCTCCTCGTCTTGCTACTAACCCAGACCACCTCCTCCGCCCAGAGCTACTCCAACATCACGCAGGGCACCACCCTCACGGCTGGCTCATCGACCGGCTCCTGGCTCTCTCCATCCGGCGACTTCGCCTTCGGATTCTACCCCACCGACGCCCAAGCCTCCCTCTTCCTCGTCGCCATCTGGTTCGAGTCCACCTCCCCCAAAGCCGTCGTCTGGTCCGCCAACCGCGACGCTCCTGTCCGATCAGGCTCCACCCTGCAGCTGACCAGCGACGGCCGCCTCTCCCTAAAGGACGACGGCGGAAACGAAGTGTGGAGCGCGGGCCCTGCCAacgcctccaccgccgccgtcCTCGACTCCGGCAACGTCGTCCTCACTGCTTCCGGCGGCATCTTGTGGCAGAGCTTCGATCTTCCTACGGACACGCTCCTGCCGGGTCAAGTCTTGGGACTGGGCTCCGACCTTCGTTCCCAGCTCACCGACTCCGACTTCTCAGATGGCCGATTCGAGCTCGCGGCGCAAACGAGCGGCGAACTCCAGCTCCTACCGCTGGCCATCCCCTCTGGAAACCAATACGATCCATACTGGTCCATCGACACGACCGATTCCGGCTTTCAGCTCGTCTACAACGAATCCGGCAGCATATACTGCGCTCTCACGAATGGTACTCTGCTCAACGTAACTATGGCTTCTGTCTATTCCACCGAAGACTTCTTCCAACGCACGAGGCTGGATCCCGACGGCGTCTTCCGCCAGTACATCTACCCCAAGAGCGGCAGGGCGACCGGATCCTGGAGTAGGAAATGGAATGCGGTGGCCAAAGTGCCGGCGGACATCTGCAAAGATCTTCAATCCGACGGCGCTGGTAGCGGCACCTGTGGCTTTAACAGCTACTGCATATCCGGCGGAGATCAGAGCGAGGTAAACTGCTTGTGCCCACCAGGGTACTCCTTCATCGACCCGGAGCGGAAGTACAAAGGTTGCGACCAGGACTTCCCACCCAGCTGCAAACAATACGATCCTGCTCAGTTCAACCTGATCGCCATAAACAACGCCAACTGGCCCTTCTCGGATTACGAGCACTACACGAACGTGACCGAAGACCAGTGCAGACAGTACTGTTTGGAGGATTGCCTCTGCGCGGTTGCCATCTTCTGGGACGGAGAGGGATGCTGGAAGAAGAAGCTGCCGCTGTCGAATGGAAAGCTGGGTAGCTATACGGACGGGAGGGCACTGATCAAAGTGTCGAAAACTAATACTTCCCTGTTGCTGCCATCGGGTCCAGTTATATCTGTGgtgaagaaggaaaggaagactTTGATTCAGATTGGAGCAGTGCTTCTGGGGTGCTCTGGATTTTTTAATGTGATCTTCATCGCGTTGATCATTGCAAAGATCTTTGGCTCCCCTAGGGGGAGGAGTCCGACGTTTCAGCCGCAGACCAGCATGTCCGAATTTAATATCAGAGTCTTTAGTTACAAGGAGCTTGAAGAAGCAACCGAtggattcaaagaagaactgggaAGAGGGGCCTTCGGTTCAGTTTATAAAGGTGTGTTGTCATCCTACATTAGCACTAATATTGCGGTGAAGAAGTTAGATAGGCTGCTTCGCGAGAACGAGAAGGAGTTCATAAATGAGGTGAGATCTATTGGGCAGACTCATCACAAGAATCTGGTCAGATTGATTGGATACTGCAACGAAGGGACGCACAGACttctggtgtacgagtacatgcgAAACGGGTCGTTGATTGGCTTCTTGTTCGGCAATATAAAGCTGCATTGGCAGCAGAGGGTCCAAATCATATTTGGAATCGCAAGAGGATTGCTTTACTTGCACGACGAGTGCAGCACTCCGATCATCCACTGTGACATCAAACCTCAGAATGTACTCCTGGATGACAATTTTGTGGCTAGGATTTCGGATTTCGGGTTAGCGAAGCTGCTGAGGGCTGACCAGACTCGAACCAATACCGGCATAAGGGGAACCAGAGGGTATGTAGCACCAGAGTGGTTCAAGAGCATGGCGATCACGAAGAAGGTGGACGTGTACAGCTTTGGTGTGATGATGCTGGAGATCATATGCTGCCGGAAGAACTTGGAAACAGAGATAGGGGAAGAGGAGGAACCGGTGCTCATTTACTGGGCTTACGATTGTTACAAGGATGGGATGGCG from Musa acuminata AAA Group cultivar baxijiao chromosome BXJ1-3, Cavendish_Baxijiao_AAA, whole genome shotgun sequence encodes the following:
- the LOC135620570 gene encoding G-type lectin S-receptor-like serine/threonine-protein kinase LECRK3; the encoded protein is MASPPSPYLLPSLILSRTFLLVLLLTQTTSSAQSYSNITQGTTLTAGSSTGSWLSPSGDFAFGFYPTDAQASLFLVAIWFESTSPKAVVWSANRDAPVRSGSTLQLTSDGRLSLKDDGGNEVWSAGPANASTAAVLDSGNVVLTASGGILWQSFDLPTDTLLPGQVLGLGSDLRSQLTDSDFSDGRFELAAQTSGELQLLPLAIPSGNQYDPYWSIDTTDSGFQLVYNESGSIYCALTNGTLLNVTMASVYSTEDFFQRTRLDPDGVFRQYIYPKSGRATGSWSRKWNAVAKVPADICKDLQSDGAGSGTCGFNSYCISGGDQSEVNCLCPPGYSFIDPERKYKGCDQDFPPSCKQYDPAQFNLIAINNANWPFSDYEHYTNVTEDQCRQYCLEDCLCAVAIFWDGEGCWKKKLPLSNGKLGSYTDGRALIKVSKTNTSLLLPSGPVISVVKKERKTLIQIGAVLLGCSGFFNVIFIALIIAKIFGSPRGRSPTFQPQTSMSEFNIRVFSYKELEEATDGFKEELGRGAFGSVYKGVLSSYISTNIAVKKLDRLLRENEKEFINEVRSIGQTHHKNLVRLIGYCNEGTHRLLVYEYMRNGSLIGFLFGNIKLHWQQRVQIIFGIARGLLYLHDECSTPIIHCDIKPQNVLLDDNFVARISDFGLAKLLRADQTRTNTGIRGTRGYVAPEWFKSMAITKKVDVYSFGVMMLEIICCRKNLETEIGEEEEPVLIYWAYDCYKDGMADLLVQHDKDALADMEEVERFVKIAFWCIQEDPSLRPSMQKVTQMLEGAVEVSLPPDPSPFLTTN